In one Phosphitispora fastidiosa genomic region, the following are encoded:
- the nuoB gene encoding NADH-quinone oxidoreductase subunit NuoB, which translates to MLRIFRKSFQTGVITTGYPEEKDFAPQGFRGLPEWQENSCLKCGKCAEKCPTGAIKLNDTGETKLNDLAGYWSIDPKKCIFCGYCQDACAGGAVSLGTTYELTEKVCREKISKIFGGSVHIRHLDSGSCNACDWEMGALTGPVYDIQRLGFNFAASPRHADILMVTGVVTRNLEIAVRKTFKAAPAPKLVVAVGTCACSGGICGKSYASSGGVNNILPVDVYIPGCPPRPQALIHGLMSAVDRL; encoded by the coding sequence ATGCTAAGGATTTTTCGAAAAAGTTTTCAGACCGGGGTGATCACCACCGGATACCCTGAAGAAAAGGATTTTGCTCCACAGGGCTTTAGAGGGCTTCCGGAATGGCAGGAGAACAGCTGTCTTAAATGTGGTAAATGTGCTGAAAAGTGCCCAACCGGAGCTATTAAGCTAAATGACACCGGCGAAACTAAGCTAAACGACTTGGCAGGTTACTGGTCAATTGATCCTAAAAAATGTATTTTCTGTGGCTACTGCCAGGATGCCTGTGCCGGTGGCGCTGTCTCCTTAGGAACAACCTATGAACTGACAGAAAAAGTATGCAGGGAAAAAATCAGCAAAATATTTGGCGGCTCTGTACATATCCGCCACCTTGATTCAGGTTCATGCAACGCCTGTGATTGGGAAATGGGGGCTTTGACCGGACCTGTTTACGATATCCAGCGCCTTGGTTTCAATTTCGCGGCCTCACCCAGGCATGCCGATATTTTAATGGTTACCGGTGTGGTCACCAGAAATCTTGAAATTGCTGTGCGGAAAACCTTTAAGGCAGCGCCTGCCCCTAAGTTGGTGGTGGCTGTAGGTACGTGTGCCTGCAGCGGGGGGATTTGCGGCAAGAGTTACGCCAGTTCAGGCGGAGTGAATAATATTTTGCCGGTAGACGTTTATATTCCCGGCTGCCCGCCCAGGCCTCAGGCGCTGATACATGGGCTGATGAGCGCCGTAGACCGTTTGTAG
- a CDS encoding NADH-quinone oxidoreductase subunit C, which translates to MAALGIPHFTGPKQFVTSLMELLGEQIITNASIPYPDEVHLEIQKTFIRSTAVKLTNNLGFSLIQMTANDEREINGNFMLYYTFACDRDKFIAVIRSAIAENDPVFPSITKHVPAAHWYEREIQDLFGLKPKDHPDDRRLALHKDWPQNLFPMRRDFKLESEVPRQEGHFFFDKVEGEGVIEIPVGPIHAGIIEPGHFRFSAVGENVINLEARLFYTHRGVEKLSEGTTPDKGLLIAERICGACSLSHSTAFCMAVEKLTQTKVPHRANFIRTIGLELERLYNHIGDIGNICAGVGFAFGTMHGARLKEEIMRLNEKVFGSRFLRGVNIPGGVRRDINENHCGVILNTLEAVEKDFIELTDILLSTQSYLDRVEGTGILRLQTAVDLHAVGPAARSVGADRDVRRDHPYAAYDRVSFRVPVYKQGDVLARFKIRIDETAASMGIIRQALESMPAGVIRESLGEMSPFCCAVGITESARGENVHFVMSGEDGTIFRHMVRSASYCNWAVLPTTVPGNIVPDFPLINKSFELCYSCFDR; encoded by the coding sequence ATGGCAGCATTGGGCATCCCTCATTTTACCGGACCCAAACAATTTGTGACCTCCCTTATGGAATTACTTGGAGAGCAGATTATAACAAATGCCTCAATTCCTTATCCGGATGAAGTTCATCTTGAAATTCAGAAGACTTTTATCAGATCTACGGCGGTTAAATTAACCAATAATTTGGGGTTTTCACTAATTCAAATGACTGCCAATGATGAGAGAGAAATCAACGGTAATTTTATGTTGTATTATACTTTTGCCTGTGACCGTGATAAGTTTATTGCGGTAATCAGATCAGCTATAGCCGAAAATGACCCGGTATTTCCTTCGATTACAAAACATGTGCCGGCTGCACACTGGTATGAACGGGAAATACAGGATTTATTCGGGCTAAAGCCTAAGGATCACCCTGATGACCGCCGGCTGGCCCTGCATAAGGATTGGCCCCAAAATCTTTTCCCGATGCGGCGTGACTTTAAATTGGAGAGTGAGGTTCCAAGACAGGAGGGGCACTTTTTCTTTGATAAGGTAGAGGGCGAAGGGGTCATTGAGATCCCTGTGGGACCTATCCATGCCGGCATAATTGAACCAGGTCACTTTAGGTTCAGCGCCGTCGGTGAAAACGTTATTAACCTGGAAGCCAGGCTTTTCTATACCCACAGGGGGGTTGAAAAGCTATCCGAAGGAACCACCCCGGACAAGGGGCTTTTAATTGCCGAACGGATTTGCGGCGCGTGCTCTCTGTCCCACTCCACAGCCTTTTGTATGGCTGTTGAAAAGCTGACACAGACGAAAGTACCGCACAGAGCCAATTTTATCAGAACCATTGGTTTGGAACTAGAGCGGCTCTATAATCATATCGGAGATATCGGAAATATTTGTGCCGGGGTTGGATTCGCCTTTGGCACCATGCACGGCGCCAGGCTCAAGGAAGAAATCATGAGGCTGAATGAGAAGGTTTTTGGCAGCAGGTTCCTGCGGGGTGTAAACATACCTGGGGGAGTTCGGCGGGATATTAACGAAAATCACTGTGGGGTCATACTTAATACATTAGAGGCTGTTGAAAAGGATTTTATCGAACTGACAGATATATTGCTGAGTACGCAGTCTTATCTTGACCGTGTTGAAGGAACGGGTATTCTTCGCTTGCAGACTGCTGTTGATTTGCATGCTGTCGGACCTGCTGCCAGGTCAGTGGGAGCAGACCGGGATGTCAGAAGGGATCACCCTTATGCTGCTTATGACAGAGTATCGTTTAGAGTCCCGGTATATAAACAGGGGGATGTGTTAGCCAGGTTTAAAATCAGGATCGATGAAACCGCTGCCTCGATGGGAATTATCAGGCAGGCTCTGGAATCTATGCCGGCGGGCGTCATCAGAGAATCATTAGGGGAGATGAGCCCCTTCTGCTGTGCCGTCGGAATCACCGAATCTGCCCGGGGCGAAAATGTCCATTTTGTAATGTCGGGCGAGGACGGCACTATATTCAGGCATATGGTCAGGTCGGCATCATACTGCAACTGGGCAGTTCTACCCACTACAGTGCCGGGAAATATTGTACCTGATTTCCCGCTGATTAATAAAAGTTTCGAGCTGTGTTATTCGTGTTTTGACAGGTAG
- a CDS encoding hydrogenase 4 subunit F, giving the protein MPLVLLTLPLITAIMCIFFTNRKIIGVISITGGVLTAGAAFEVARSVFSKGAILAYRQLIYIDALGAFIIGIVAIVGLAASLYSLGYTSRETDHGEVPESRLRWYYFWFYEFIFTMFLVVVVNNLGVMWVAIEGTTLASALLVGYYDKKSSLEAAWKYIIICTVGIVFALFGTILLYYAAIPVLGEGSRALNWESLILIADQLNPKIVKLAFIFILVGYGTKAGLAPMHTWLPDAHSQAPSPVSAVLSGVLLNCALYGIIRFHLIVSGSLGPDFSSNLMLIFGLLSIAVSLPFIIVQHDLKRLLAYSSIEHIGIITAAIGLGGKIGLYGAFFHMFNHALTKTSLFFVAGNVTQKYNSKKIGKIKGVIKTMPITGPAMLLGGLAIAGAPPFSIFLSEFSILSSGFAQGRYMVTGLMLVLITLVFAGIVYAVSGMALGSPPERIAPGEMGKWSAAMVLLPLIIVTVMGIYVPSFFDNILGQVVSVMAGGI; this is encoded by the coding sequence GTGCCGCTAGTTTTACTGACTTTGCCTTTAATAACAGCAATAATGTGTATCTTTTTTACTAATAGAAAAATTATTGGAGTCATCAGTATAACCGGCGGAGTCCTGACTGCTGGGGCAGCTTTTGAGGTAGCCCGCAGTGTTTTTAGCAAAGGGGCAATTTTAGCTTATAGGCAGCTTATTTATATTGATGCTTTAGGGGCTTTCATTATCGGCATTGTAGCTATCGTAGGACTGGCTGCAAGCTTATATTCTCTTGGGTATACTTCTCGCGAAACAGATCATGGAGAAGTCCCTGAAAGCCGTTTGAGATGGTACTATTTCTGGTTTTATGAATTTATCTTTACAATGTTTCTCGTAGTGGTTGTGAATAATCTAGGTGTTATGTGGGTAGCTATTGAAGGGACAACTTTGGCTTCAGCGCTTCTGGTAGGATATTACGATAAAAAGAGTTCCCTGGAGGCGGCGTGGAAATACATTATAATTTGTACAGTCGGTATTGTATTTGCTCTGTTCGGGACAATTCTCTTATACTACGCCGCGATACCTGTACTCGGAGAAGGGAGCCGCGCTTTAAATTGGGAATCCCTGATCCTTATAGCAGACCAATTGAACCCCAAAATAGTCAAACTTGCCTTTATTTTTATTCTGGTCGGGTATGGGACCAAAGCAGGTCTGGCCCCCATGCATACCTGGCTGCCCGATGCCCATAGCCAGGCGCCTTCTCCCGTTAGTGCGGTACTGTCAGGGGTATTGTTAAACTGTGCTTTGTATGGAATAATCAGGTTCCATTTAATTGTTTCAGGTTCCTTGGGGCCGGATTTTTCGTCGAATTTAATGCTTATTTTTGGCCTGCTTTCCATCGCTGTGTCCTTGCCGTTTATTATTGTGCAGCATGATTTGAAACGGCTCCTGGCCTATTCCAGCATAGAGCATATAGGAATCATCACAGCGGCTATAGGGTTAGGAGGCAAAATCGGACTGTACGGGGCCTTCTTCCATATGTTTAACCATGCGTTAACAAAGACATCGCTGTTTTTTGTGGCCGGCAATGTAACCCAGAAATATAATTCAAAAAAGATAGGCAAAATCAAAGGTGTAATCAAGACAATGCCTATAACTGGGCCGGCAATGCTTCTTGGGGGTCTTGCTATTGCCGGGGCGCCGCCCTTTAGCATCTTCTTAAGTGAATTCAGTATTTTAAGCTCGGGTTTTGCTCAGGGAAGATACATGGTTACAGGGTTAATGTTAGTCCTCATTACTTTAGTATTTGCCGGAATTGTTTACGCTGTCAGCGGCATGGCCCTGGGGTCCCCGCCAGAGAGAATAGCGCCGGGAGAAATGGGCAAATGGTCAGCGGCAATGGTTCTGCTGCCACTGATTATAGTAACCGTAATGGGAATCTATGTACCTTCATTTTTCGATAACATCCTGGGACAGGTTGTCTCAGTAATGGCAGGGGGAATTTAA
- a CDS encoding NADH-quinone oxidoreductase subunit K, which produces MMADVNVYQVVMNLLITFTIATSFMVVGGRRLDTAIKVAVAQAVLLAGVTATLGWATGNKEIYIAALLTVVVKAVIIPYILRKVVGRVVACREVKSYINVKMSFVICAGLIIIAYSVTGRIMGPNAGIISEALPAAISLILIGLFVMITRKLAVMQIMGLIIMENGIFLAGVGTTHGMPLVVELGIFLDVLIGVLIMGILAFRINRSFDTIDTENLKNLRG; this is translated from the coding sequence ATGATGGCTGATGTTAATGTTTATCAAGTTGTAATGAATTTACTAATTACCTTTACCATAGCAACATCGTTTATGGTTGTTGGAGGGCGGAGGCTGGATACGGCTATCAAGGTTGCCGTCGCTCAGGCTGTTTTGTTGGCAGGGGTAACGGCAACACTGGGTTGGGCTACCGGTAATAAAGAGATTTACATAGCCGCTTTGTTGACAGTAGTTGTTAAGGCAGTAATCATTCCGTATATCTTACGTAAGGTGGTAGGCAGGGTGGTGGCCTGCAGGGAAGTAAAATCATACATAAATGTAAAAATGTCGTTTGTCATCTGTGCCGGTTTGATAATTATAGCGTATTCGGTTACAGGCAGAATCATGGGCCCAAATGCAGGTATTATTAGTGAAGCCCTGCCGGCGGCAATATCTTTGATTCTGATAGGATTATTTGTTATGATTACCCGCAAATTGGCTGTAATGCAGATAATGGGCTTGATTATAATGGAAAACGGTATTTTTTTAGCCGGAGTGGGGACCACCCATGGAATGCCTTTGGTTGTTGAACTGGGGATATTCCTGGATGTCCTGATTGGAGTTTTAATCATGGGAATCCTGGCTTTCAGGATAAACCGGAGCTTTGACACCATCGATACAGAAAATCTAAAAAATTTACGGGGATGA
- a CDS encoding respiratory chain complex I subunit 1 family protein — protein MTEALAASLLQVIIIVLAAPLVSGIIMKFKAFFQTRRGPGIFQPYLDLYKFMQKESVISEHASWIFRVTPYIYFGALLAAAMLMPTISTSGLLSYTGDAILVIYLFALGRFFLTLAGLDAGSAFGGMASSREMAVSSVAEPALMLSLFTMAINGGTTNLTGIISGVNNAGLAAFTPAHILTFGAIYIVALAETGRIPVDNPDTHLELTMIHEGMLLEYSGKPLAILTLGASVKQLLIFTLLANLFFPWGIAAGTGIGALAIALLAYLGKVLLIGLTIAVIETSFTKMRLFKVPELLMGSFLLAFLGLISKFLFGGS, from the coding sequence ATGACAGAGGCTTTGGCCGCGAGTCTGCTTCAGGTGATCATAATTGTCCTGGCAGCCCCGCTCGTTTCCGGAATAATTATGAAATTCAAGGCGTTTTTTCAGACTCGCAGGGGACCGGGTATTTTTCAGCCGTACCTTGATTTATACAAGTTCATGCAAAAGGAATCGGTGATATCGGAACATGCATCCTGGATTTTCAGGGTAACCCCTTACATATACTTTGGCGCACTGCTGGCAGCGGCTATGCTGATGCCAACAATATCTACATCAGGTTTGCTAAGTTATACGGGTGATGCTATTTTGGTAATTTATTTGTTCGCTCTGGGACGTTTTTTTCTTACCCTGGCCGGACTGGATGCCGGAAGCGCCTTTGGAGGCATGGCCAGCAGCCGGGAAATGGCTGTTTCGTCGGTTGCTGAACCGGCGCTGATGCTTTCTCTGTTTACCATGGCAATTAATGGAGGCACCACAAATCTTACCGGAATCATCTCCGGTGTTAACAATGCCGGACTTGCAGCTTTTACGCCGGCCCACATCCTGACTTTTGGGGCGATTTATATTGTAGCTTTGGCTGAAACGGGGCGTATTCCGGTCGATAATCCGGATACCCATCTTGAGCTGACCATGATCCATGAAGGAATGCTGCTGGAGTACTCCGGTAAGCCGCTGGCTATCCTGACCTTGGGAGCCTCTGTAAAACAACTGCTGATATTTACTCTTTTGGCGAACCTTTTTTTCCCGTGGGGCATTGCTGCCGGAACCGGTATTGGTGCGCTGGCAATTGCATTACTGGCCTATTTAGGCAAAGTGTTGTTAATTGGGTTAACAATTGCGGTCATAGAAACATCCTTTACTAAAATGAGGCTGTTTAAAGTTCCTGAGCTTCTCATGGGATCTTTCCTGCTGGCATTTTTAGGTCTTATTTCCAAGTTCCTGTTTGGGGGTAGCTGA
- the hyfB gene encoding hydrogenase 4 subunit B, which translates to MSSLTRSLFLITMGLPLLGGLFSFACQKKPKLSIILGFTCSNIAALSGLALGIMVLSTGTPAHFMLPWSLLSVGLGFTIGPLAAFFITVISVICLSVSVFSYGYVTEYIGKHNIGFLGLLYNLFIFSMIALVASDNALMFVFFWELMSLSSYFLVVYDHCNLSVRKAGFIYLVMTHIGTLFIIAAFMLLYKEAGSFSFLQYAEAGRALPLRLKTIIFLLVTLGFGTKAGIVPLHIWLPRAHPAAPSNVSAIMSGVMIKTAIYGFVKVVIEILGGGSVWWGVLILVIGSISALLGVMYALMEHDIKRLLAYHSVENIGIILIGLGASLVFIGNGDNKMAMVGLTAALFHVFNHAIFKGLLFLGAGSIHFATGTRDIEKLGGLLKRMPWTGFFFLIGSISISAIPPFNGFVSEWLTFQSLLMLGSGSLSPSLNILGPLCGAALALTGALAATCFVKAFGIQFLALPRSANAENAREVPVSMRLGMGLLALLCFVFGVGPILIISLLSPVTKSLLGVETLPLMGGYHWINVLPVLEPQTGISPLSLLIVLAAATLLIFLVFRAIGKGGSVRVDETWNCGMNLSSKMEYSATSFSKPIRIIFRKIFQPRREIQKEYSQEPYFTSAIKYKASIKPVFEDTIYSPVTRTLIKVSDKIRVLQSGSIHLYLAYIFVTLVTLLIFAR; encoded by the coding sequence ATGTCCAGTCTAACCCGAAGCCTGTTTTTAATCACGATGGGCCTCCCGTTACTAGGGGGCCTGTTTTCTTTTGCATGTCAAAAAAAGCCTAAATTAAGCATTATTCTGGGATTCACCTGCTCCAATATTGCCGCCCTAAGCGGATTGGCTCTTGGCATAATGGTGTTATCAACCGGGACACCGGCGCATTTTATGCTGCCCTGGTCATTGTTAAGTGTAGGGCTGGGATTTACGATTGGTCCCCTGGCGGCTTTCTTTATTACTGTGATATCTGTAATTTGTCTCTCAGTATCTGTCTTTTCTTATGGCTATGTTACCGAATATATTGGAAAACATAATATCGGTTTTTTGGGATTATTATATAATCTGTTTATATTTTCCATGATTGCCCTGGTGGCCAGTGACAATGCCTTGATGTTCGTGTTTTTCTGGGAGTTAATGTCACTTTCATCTTATTTTCTGGTGGTTTATGATCACTGTAATTTAAGTGTAAGAAAAGCCGGGTTCATTTATTTAGTGATGACCCATATTGGCACATTGTTTATTATTGCGGCCTTTATGCTGCTATATAAGGAGGCCGGCAGTTTCAGCTTTTTACAGTACGCTGAAGCAGGCCGTGCTCTTCCGCTGCGGCTTAAAACAATAATATTTCTCCTGGTAACCCTTGGTTTCGGCACCAAAGCCGGGATAGTGCCACTGCATATATGGCTGCCCAGAGCTCACCCGGCTGCGCCAAGCAATGTGTCGGCAATCATGTCAGGGGTAATGATAAAAACAGCAATTTACGGTTTTGTAAAGGTAGTCATTGAGATACTGGGCGGCGGTTCTGTTTGGTGGGGGGTGCTTATCCTGGTCATAGGCAGTATCTCCGCATTGTTAGGCGTAATGTATGCTCTGATGGAACACGATATTAAACGTTTACTTGCTTATCACAGTGTTGAAAACATTGGCATTATATTAATCGGCCTTGGAGCATCCCTTGTTTTTATTGGCAATGGTGATAATAAAATGGCCATGGTAGGTTTGACGGCCGCATTATTTCACGTATTTAATCATGCCATATTTAAAGGGCTGCTTTTTCTTGGCGCCGGTTCGATTCATTTTGCAACAGGCACCAGAGATATAGAAAAACTGGGAGGTCTCTTGAAGAGGATGCCCTGGACAGGTTTCTTCTTTTTGATTGGCTCCATATCCATATCAGCGATACCCCCGTTTAACGGTTTTGTCAGTGAATGGCTTACATTTCAATCACTGTTAATGCTAGGTTCAGGAAGCCTGTCCCCCTCCTTGAATATTTTAGGACCGCTTTGCGGGGCCGCCCTTGCCTTAACGGGAGCATTAGCGGCGACGTGTTTTGTGAAAGCGTTTGGAATTCAGTTTTTGGCCCTGCCAAGGAGCGCTAATGCGGAAAACGCCAGGGAAGTTCCTGTCAGTATGAGGCTGGGGATGGGACTTTTGGCTCTGCTTTGTTTCGTTTTTGGGGTCGGCCCTATATTAATTATCAGCCTTTTAAGTCCTGTTACAAAATCCTTGCTGGGAGTCGAAACACTGCCTCTCATGGGCGGGTATCACTGGATTAATGTATTACCGGTACTGGAACCTCAAACCGGGATTTCTCCCCTGAGTTTGCTGATTGTTTTGGCTGCGGCGACCTTATTGATATTCTTAGTGTTCCGGGCCATCGGCAAGGGTGGTTCAGTAAGGGTAGACGAAACCTGGAACTGTGGCATGAATCTTTCTTCCAAAATGGAATATAGTGCAACTTCTTTTTCCAAACCTATTCGGATTATCTTCCGCAAAATATTTCAGCCGAGGCGTGAAATTCAGAAAGAATACAGTCAGGAGCCGTATTTCACCAGCGCTATAAAATATAAGGCGTCAATTAAACCTGTGTTTGAAGACACCATTTATAGTCCGGTAACCCGAACTCTAATAAAGGTTTCGGATAAAATCAGGGTATTGCAATCAGGGAGTATCCATTTATATTTGGCGTATATTTTTGTGACGCTGGTAACCTTACTTATTTTTGCCAGATAG
- a CDS encoding helix-turn-helix domain-containing protein: MSLELVKVSERQLLEKIRLRDLEGADDLLELFCSEISSNVCNTEAVVIRTVELIMGISSEIKDILPYCGDVIREDFRFLRKFHEFNNKIEFCSWIRSDIFKNYIKLIEPICKHSKIVNFITNYIEKNYSKEISLEEISNEVNFNMYYLSKVFKKTTGKSIKQYLIDFRLEKAKILLASNITIPVKQVAWEVGYPDEKYFGRIFKNKIGMPPAEYRNLKSRVTRCEYPIV; this comes from the coding sequence ATGAGTCTAGAGTTGGTTAAAGTCAGCGAACGGCAACTTTTAGAAAAGATTCGTCTTAGAGATCTAGAGGGTGCTGACGATTTATTGGAACTTTTTTGTTCAGAAATAAGTTCCAACGTTTGCAACACTGAAGCTGTGGTGATTAGAACTGTAGAATTAATAATGGGGATTTCGTCTGAAATTAAAGATATTTTGCCCTACTGTGGTGATGTTATTAGGGAAGACTTTAGATTTTTGCGTAAATTCCACGAATTTAACAATAAAATTGAATTTTGTAGTTGGATAAGGAGTGATATATTTAAAAATTATATTAAACTGATTGAGCCGATTTGCAAACATTCAAAAATAGTGAATTTTATTACTAATTACATTGAAAAGAATTATTCAAAGGAAATTAGTTTGGAAGAAATATCTAATGAAGTTAACTTTAACATGTATTACTTGAGTAAGGTTTTTAAAAAGACGACAGGTAAAAGTATAAAACAATATTTGATTGATTTTAGATTAGAAAAAGCTAAAATATTATTGGCTTCTAATATAACAATACCGGTAAAACAAGTGGCTTGGGAAGTGGGATATCCAGATGAAAAATATTTTGGAAGAATATTTAAGAATAAAATCGGAATGCCTCCGGCAGAGTACAGAAACCTCAAGTCCAGGGTTACTAGGTGTGAATATCCTATAGTGTAA
- a CDS encoding response regulator transcription factor yields MFQIVVIESNTGVRKLISDFLINCGHEVLVAENGKEGLRRCTETVDFVIVALFMPEKDGLEVIMDIKSKWPGIQIIILGNVRGHAPDINLFRMAKMLGASYVLNQPLNLPKLLGVLSRLHMQKKAGRKLL; encoded by the coding sequence ATGTTTCAAATTGTAGTAATCGAATCAAATACCGGAGTTAGAAAGTTAATTTCGGACTTCTTAATAAATTGCGGGCATGAAGTTCTAGTTGCCGAAAATGGTAAAGAAGGGCTTCGGAGATGTACAGAAACCGTCGACTTTGTTATTGTTGCTTTGTTTATGCCTGAAAAAGATGGACTAGAAGTAATTATGGATATTAAGTCTAAATGGCCCGGCATCCAAATAATTATCTTAGGTAACGTGCGGGGTCACGCTCCGGACATAAATCTCTTTAGAATGGCCAAAATGCTCGGAGCATCGTATGTTTTAAATCAGCCATTAAATCTGCCAAAATTATTGGGGGTATTAAGTCGTTTGCATATGCAGAAAAAAGCAGGCCGAAAACTTTTATAG
- a CDS encoding sulfite exporter TauE/SafE family protein produces MSAVLFIIVLVTSFVFAMLGLGGGMVYVPMLKWAGLDLKQMAIPLGLLLNGLNTLLVLIPYHRARLVDYQGSWPMGLMAMLLAPVGAYVTKFVSNKFLIIFFTVAVLAAALKILNDVLRPFWQKKYLVATDVAVETLQQRPPLDETGTEILMPIRKRMLFGGALGAGIGFLGGLLGVGGGFIVAPVLMTMGYPTKQAAATTAFVVTFSSFSGYLGHMAGGQVFTWLMLWLVVAVAIGSQLGGNFMAKKAKPAWVKSIYGVILLLISAKLIVEMVAR; encoded by the coding sequence ATGAGCGCCGTTCTATTTATAATTGTTCTAGTGACATCGTTCGTGTTTGCCATGCTTGGCCTAGGTGGTGGCATGGTTTATGTTCCCATGCTGAAGTGGGCTGGCCTGGATTTAAAACAGATGGCGATTCCATTGGGGTTACTTTTGAACGGCTTGAACACCTTACTAGTACTTATTCCTTACCACCGGGCTAGGTTGGTAGATTATCAGGGTTCCTGGCCGATGGGACTGATGGCAATGCTGCTGGCACCTGTAGGTGCTTATGTTACAAAATTTGTGTCAAATAAGTTCTTAATTATTTTCTTCACTGTCGCTGTGTTAGCTGCTGCGCTTAAGATACTCAATGATGTATTAAGGCCTTTTTGGCAAAAAAAATATTTGGTGGCTACCGATGTAGCCGTTGAAACCTTGCAGCAAAGGCCTCCGTTGGATGAAACTGGGACAGAAATTTTGATGCCAATAAGAAAGAGAATGCTTTTTGGAGGCGCTTTGGGAGCGGGTATTGGTTTCCTGGGAGGGCTTTTGGGGGTAGGGGGCGGATTTATTGTTGCTCCGGTCCTGATGACTATGGGGTATCCTACTAAACAGGCAGCAGCAACCACAGCTTTTGTAGTTACCTTTTCTTCGTTTTCTGGATACTTGGGCCACATGGCCGGGGGTCAGGTGTTTACTTGGCTAATGTTGTGGCTGGTAGTAGCGGTCGCAATTGGGTCCCAGTTAGGCGGTAATTTTATGGCTAAAAAAGCTAAGCCAGCGTGGGTAAAAAGTATCTATGGGGTTATTTTACTTCTAATTTCAGCGAAATTGATAGTTGAAATGGTGGCTAGATGA
- a CDS encoding uroporphyrinogen decarboxylase family protein → MKTMTKKERLAAVDSFQEPDVMPVFPRIMAQAIYAKGWKLSDITTQTDMDGEKVADAILTSLKEVDYDLAFGTYTDHGFGVPVLGGVLEIPEKFGVSVSIKKPPVEKREDWSEVKKKLPLDPLKDGRCRGALESIKIVSKEVGDHTPIFASYYTGITAANILFRKLEDLTIDAMEVPELVDEMCRVATEFCKDWIRAQYEAGCNSFCYLGDHFGTDLMSPKMGERFILPYIADTVAMVKKEFGQKTYLHIHGNFKGPKSYQLLEKLVKEAGVAGIHLDEKHDPQWIKENIIEKLKVPAGIIVHGANPIVSGPVEKIDQHVKEAIETIGTPGLGYFMAPSCQILPDTSNKHFKAWVDATHKYGSYPLASKG, encoded by the coding sequence ATGAAAACGATGACTAAAAAAGAACGATTGGCTGCGGTGGATTCATTTCAAGAACCTGATGTGATGCCAGTATTCCCGCGCATTATGGCCCAGGCCATCTATGCCAAGGGCTGGAAGCTAAGCGACATAACAACTCAAACCGACATGGACGGAGAAAAAGTAGCGGACGCCATCTTAACTTCTCTGAAAGAAGTGGATTATGACCTGGCATTTGGCACCTATACCGACCATGGCTTTGGTGTTCCGGTGCTGGGAGGAGTTCTGGAAATCCCAGAAAAATTTGGGGTGAGTGTGAGTATTAAGAAACCACCGGTTGAGAAAAGAGAGGACTGGTCGGAAGTTAAGAAAAAACTTCCTCTTGACCCTTTGAAAGATGGACGCTGCAGGGGAGCGCTTGAGTCTATCAAGATCGTGTCTAAAGAAGTAGGCGACCATACCCCGATTTTTGCCAGCTATTACACAGGAATTACTGCTGCCAACATTTTGTTTCGTAAATTGGAAGATTTGACCATTGATGCCATGGAAGTGCCTGAATTGGTAGATGAGATGTGCCGTGTAGCTACCGAGTTTTGCAAGGATTGGATTAGAGCTCAATATGAAGCCGGCTGTAACAGTTTTTGCTATCTGGGAGATCATTTTGGAACCGATCTAATGTCTCCTAAGATGGGCGAGCGTTTCATTCTGCCTTACATCGCTGATACTGTAGCGATGGTAAAAAAAGAATTTGGACAGAAAACTTATCTGCACATTCATGGCAATTTTAAAGGTCCTAAATCGTACCAGCTCCTGGAAAAACTGGTTAAAGAAGCGGGGGTAGCGGGAATACACCTAGATGAGAAACATGACCCCCAATGGATTAAGGAAAATATAATAGAGAAATTGAAAGTACCTGCTGGTATTATCGTCCATGGCGCTAATCCGATCGTTTCTGGTCCTGTAGAAAAAATTGATCAACATGTAAAGGAAGCCATTGAAACTATTGGTACGCCGGGACTGGGTTATTTCATGGCTCCAAGCTGTCAGATTTTGCCGGATACATCTAATAAACACTTTAAGGCCTGGGTTGATGCTACTCATAAATACGGCAGCTATCCACTCGCAAGTAAGGGCTAG